One segment of Vagococcus martis DNA contains the following:
- a CDS encoding MFS transporter: MTDTTAVQPKTVKHKWWALAILALSVSLVVIDGTIVNVSIPVIMKDLKLSFTDAEWIITLYSLIFSSLLITMGRIADNFGRKKMLIIGIAIFLVGSIMASFSKDITFMLAARSIQGLGGATVLPTTLSAVNSLFFGKDRIVAFAVWGSVISGMAAIGPLLGGYFTTYMTWHWIFWINLPIGLFIILASLKYLPETYGEKMTSGFDFIGFILSTIGLILLVFGIIEGRNYGWWHVKGDHPTLFNLSIIPTLLVVGALFFALFLVWEAHLIKNKKSHLLDLSLFRFKSFSLGNTIAGIVAIGESGLLFLLPLFLQNILTLSPIKSGAILAMMGLGAFLAGGMASFIVEKTSASFVVSLGLFLETLGFFGFFKTVDPNNGLTWIIVWLVVYGIGLGFASAQLTSIVLKDVPPAQSGQGSSIQSTVRQIGSALGIAIIGTIFGLQLQHDIPHTLDNVGLPTQVQKSLESSVIGSAGSSIRVLKQSNPEELHLTKDIQNDIVKKLDNNFTNSVVKTIGIASIIMLISFVLTFGLYKRKNNATK, encoded by the coding sequence GTGACAGACACAACAGCAGTACAACCAAAAACAGTGAAACACAAATGGTGGGCATTAGCGATTTTAGCCTTATCTGTTTCATTAGTGGTTATTGACGGAACAATCGTCAATGTATCTATTCCAGTTATTATGAAAGATTTAAAATTATCCTTTACCGATGCTGAGTGGATTATCACGCTTTATTCTTTAATTTTTTCTTCCCTTTTGATTACAATGGGACGCATCGCCGATAATTTCGGACGAAAAAAAATGTTGATTATAGGGATTGCCATCTTTTTAGTAGGATCTATTATGGCAAGTTTCTCTAAAGATATCACCTTTATGTTAGCAGCCCGTTCAATACAAGGTTTAGGTGGAGCAACAGTTCTTCCAACCACATTATCCGCTGTTAATTCGCTCTTTTTCGGTAAAGATCGGATTGTCGCTTTTGCCGTATGGGGTTCTGTGATTTCTGGTATGGCAGCAATTGGGCCATTACTTGGTGGTTATTTCACCACTTACATGACATGGCATTGGATTTTCTGGATTAATTTACCAATTGGGTTATTTATTATTTTAGCGTCATTAAAATATTTACCAGAAACTTATGGCGAAAAAATGACAAGTGGGTTTGACTTTATTGGATTTATTTTATCAACTATCGGCTTAATTTTATTGGTATTTGGTATTATTGAAGGCCGTAATTATGGTTGGTGGCATGTAAAAGGCGATCACCCAACACTCTTTAACTTATCCATTATCCCAACATTACTTGTTGTAGGAGCTCTTTTCTTTGCATTATTCTTAGTTTGGGAAGCTCATTTGATTAAAAATAAAAAATCTCATTTACTTGATTTATCTTTATTCAGATTTAAAAGTTTTTCATTGGGAAATACGATTGCTGGGATTGTGGCAATTGGTGAATCCGGCTTATTATTCCTATTGCCTTTATTCTTACAAAACATCTTAACATTAAGTCCAATTAAATCAGGAGCAATTTTAGCGATGATGGGGCTTGGAGCCTTTTTAGCTGGTGGGATGGCGTCATTTATCGTTGAGAAAACGTCCGCATCATTTGTTGTCTCACTTGGTTTATTCCTTGAAACACTTGGGTTTTTTGGATTCTTTAAAACAGTTGACCCAAATAATGGCTTAACTTGGATTATTGTCTGGTTAGTGGTTTATGGTATTGGGTTAGGTTTTGCTTCTGCCCAATTAACCTCTATTGTCTTAAAAGACGTGCCACCTGCTCAATCTGGTCAAGGATCAAGTATCCAATCTACTGTTCGTCAAATCGGTTCTGCTTTAGGGATTGCAATTATCGGAACAATTTTTGGCTTACAATTACAACATGATATCCCACATACTTTAGATAATGTTGGATTACCAACACAAGTCCAAAAATCACTTGAATCAAGTGTTATTGGTAGTGCCGGTTCTTCTATTAGAGTATTAAAACAATCTAATCCAGAAGAGTTGCACTTAACAAAAGATATCCAAAATGATATCGTTAAAAAATTAGACAACAACTTTACTAATAGTGTAGTCAAAACAATTGGTATTGCATCAATCATTATGCTAATCAGTTTTGTTTTAACGTTTGGTTTATATAAACGAAAAAACAACGCAACAAAATAA
- the nrdR gene encoding transcriptional regulator NrdR, with protein MQCPRCHYSGSRVVDSRPADDNRAIRRRRECEDCGFRFTTFERIEVSPLLVVKKNGAREEFNREKILRGLVRSAEKRPVSMDQMEQVVEKVENRIRSIGENEVSTNLIGEYVMEELVNLDEIAYIRFASVYRQFKDMSVFLKELQEIIDKEQVD; from the coding sequence ATGCAATGTCCAAGATGTCACTATAGTGGATCGCGAGTGGTAGATAGTCGTCCAGCAGATGATAATCGTGCTATTAGACGTAGGAGAGAATGTGAAGATTGTGGCTTTCGTTTTACAACGTTTGAACGCATCGAAGTATCACCATTGCTTGTAGTAAAGAAGAATGGTGCAAGAGAAGAGTTTAATCGTGAGAAAATATTAAGAGGCTTAGTCCGTTCGGCGGAAAAACGTCCAGTGTCAATGGATCAAATGGAGCAAGTTGTTGAGAAAGTTGAAAATAGGATTCGAAGTATCGGGGAAAACGAAGTCTCAACGAATTTGATTGGTGAATATGTGATGGAAGAATTAGTCAACCTTGATGAGATAGCTTATATTAGGTTTGCCAGTGTCTACCGTCAGTTTAAAGATATGAGTGTGTTTTTGAAAGAGTTACAAGAAATTATTGATAAAGAGCAAGTAGATTAA